One Deltaproteobacteria bacterium CG2_30_66_27 genomic window carries:
- a CDS encoding fructose-bisphosphate aldolase — MNIGELEKTARSLVAHGKGILAADESTPTIEKRFKAIDVSSTEENRRAYRDLLFTTPGASGFISGVILYDETIRQSSADGTPFPKVLERQGIVPGIKVDEGAKALFGFPGEKITHGLDGLRGRLPEYRTLGARFAKWRAVIDIGNGIPTRYCLQANAHALARYAAFCQEAGLVPIVEPEVLMDGAHTIERCEQVTTEVLSLVYAELTAHRVALEGTLLKPNMVVSGKGCAIQAGVAQVAEATVRTLSRVVPPAVPGIVFLSGGQTPRQATEHLSALNAMGKHPWELSFSYGRALQEPVLKAWKGKAANVAAAKEAFLLRAKLNGAARHGTYSPSMEPTS; from the coding sequence ATGAACATCGGAGAACTTGAAAAAACGGCACGATCCCTTGTCGCCCACGGCAAGGGGATCCTGGCGGCGGACGAAAGCACACCCACCATCGAGAAACGGTTCAAGGCGATCGATGTCTCTTCTACGGAGGAAAATCGGAGGGCGTACCGGGACCTCCTCTTCACGACCCCGGGCGCTTCCGGGTTCATCAGCGGGGTGATCCTTTACGACGAGACGATCCGTCAGAGCTCTGCCGACGGGACGCCGTTCCCGAAGGTCCTGGAGCGGCAGGGGATCGTACCGGGGATCAAGGTCGACGAAGGGGCGAAAGCGCTGTTCGGGTTTCCCGGGGAGAAGATCACCCATGGATTGGACGGGCTGCGGGGACGCCTGCCGGAATATCGGACGCTCGGCGCCCGTTTCGCCAAGTGGCGGGCGGTGATCGACATCGGGAACGGGATCCCGACGCGATACTGCCTTCAGGCGAACGCCCACGCGCTGGCCCGATACGCCGCCTTCTGCCAGGAAGCGGGGCTTGTCCCCATCGTGGAGCCGGAGGTGCTGATGGACGGGGCCCACACGATCGAGCGGTGCGAGCAGGTGACCACCGAGGTGCTCTCGCTCGTCTACGCGGAGTTGACGGCCCATCGCGTGGCTCTCGAGGGGACGCTGCTGAAGCCCAACATGGTCGTTTCCGGGAAAGGGTGCGCGATCCAGGCGGGCGTCGCCCAGGTCGCCGAAGCGACGGTTCGAACCTTGTCCCGCGTCGTCCCGCCGGCGGTCCCCGGCATCGTCTTCCTCTCCGGGGGGCAGACGCCGCGCCAGGCGACGGAACATCTGAGCGCCTTGAACGCGATGGGGAAACACCCGTGGGAATTGAGCTTCTCCTACGGGAGGGCGCTGCAGGAACCGGTGCTCAAGGCGTGGAAAGGAAAGGCGGCGAATGTCGCGGCGGCGAAGGAGGCCTTCCTCCTGCGCGCGAAGCTGAACGGGGCCGCTCGGCACGGGACCTATTCCCCGTCCATGGAACCGACGTCTTAA